In Nostoc sp. CENA543, a single genomic region encodes these proteins:
- a CDS encoding LysR family transcriptional regulator: MELRHLRYFVTVAEELHFGRAAEKLHIAQPPLSQQIRQLEAELGFELFHRTKRNVQLTDAGQIFLGEVQQIMKQLQQAIHLGRQTSRGELGNLVVGFVSSAAYSILPEILRCFREQVPGVSLELHELTTDQQLEWLHAGSMDVGFIRPPVEDDKLCWETVFQESLIVALPESHRLAEQVDIDLSWLTHEPFILFPRVLAPGLYDLIISLCQQAGFSPDVAQEAIQMQTIISLVAADMGVAIAPASLQNLQRTGVVYRQIHPPTPKVAIATIWRKNETSSTVQKFLEIVREFNESSGIGHRA; encoded by the coding sequence ATGGAATTACGACACCTGCGGTATTTTGTCACCGTGGCGGAAGAACTGCACTTTGGCAGGGCAGCAGAGAAATTGCATATTGCCCAACCTCCCCTAAGTCAACAAATTCGCCAACTAGAAGCAGAATTAGGTTTTGAACTGTTTCACCGCACAAAACGCAATGTGCAGTTAACAGATGCAGGGCAAATTTTCTTGGGGGAAGTGCAACAAATTATGAAGCAGTTGCAACAAGCCATTCATTTAGGACGACAAACTAGTCGGGGTGAACTGGGAAACTTAGTTGTAGGTTTCGTCAGTTCGGCTGCATATAGTATTTTGCCGGAAATTTTGCGATGTTTTCGAGAACAAGTCCCTGGTGTGAGTTTAGAATTACATGAACTAACGACAGACCAGCAATTAGAATGGTTGCACGCAGGTAGTATGGATGTGGGATTTATTCGTCCGCCGGTGGAAGATGATAAATTGTGCTGGGAGACAGTCTTTCAAGAGTCTTTGATAGTGGCTCTTCCTGAAAGTCATCGGTTAGCGGAGCAGGTGGATATTGACTTAAGTTGGCTAACTCATGAACCGTTTATTTTATTCCCTAGAGTTTTAGCACCTGGACTTTATGACTTAATTATTAGTCTGTGTCAGCAAGCCGGGTTTAGTCCTGATGTTGCTCAAGAAGCGATACAAATGCAGACAATTATTAGTTTAGTAGCAGCAGATATGGGAGTAGCGATCGCACCCGCATCTCTGCAAAACCTCCAACGCACCGGAGTAGTGTATCGACAGATTCATCCCCCTACCCCAAAAGTCGCCATTGCCACAATTTGGCGCAAAAATGAAACATCTTCGACTGTACAGAAATTTCTGGAGATAGTCAGAGAATTTAACGAGTCTTCGGGAATTGGGCATAGGGCATAG
- a CDS encoding trans-aconitate 2-methyltransferase, which produces MNNFVASQNIWNADLYENQHHFVWQYGEELLNLLTPQPAELILDLGCGTGQLTAKIAQSGAEVKGIDHAVTMIAKARQNYPHLRFDVADARSFIVEQPLDAVFSNAALHWIQPPTSVTHCIYQALKPGGRFVAEFGGKGNVQAITTALYKALMSNGVAHPETLNPWYFPSISEYATILETQGFDVIYATLFNRPTPLSTTEKSLANWIQMFANDFLLGLSSQQQNQVISEVEKCLSTQIYHQETWILDYRRIRIVAIKP; this is translated from the coding sequence ATGAATAATTTTGTGGCATCCCAAAATATTTGGAATGCAGATTTGTATGAGAATCAACATCACTTCGTTTGGCAATATGGCGAAGAATTATTAAACTTACTCACTCCTCAACCAGCAGAATTGATTTTAGATTTAGGCTGTGGAACGGGACAGTTAACAGCGAAAATTGCCCAGTCGGGGGCGGAAGTCAAGGGAATTGATCATGCAGTCACCATGATTGCAAAAGCACGACAAAACTATCCCCATTTACGTTTTGATGTGGCTGATGCCCGTAGCTTTATTGTCGAGCAACCATTAGATGCAGTGTTTTCTAATGCCGCACTGCATTGGATTCAACCCCCAACTTCTGTGACACACTGCATATATCAAGCACTCAAACCAGGCGGTAGATTTGTCGCTGAATTTGGTGGTAAAGGCAATGTGCAAGCAATTACCACAGCTTTATACAAGGCTTTAATGTCCAATGGCGTTGCCCATCCTGAAACCTTAAATCCTTGGTATTTCCCCAGTATTAGTGAATACGCTACCATATTAGAAACACAGGGTTTTGATGTCATCTATGCCACTTTGTTTAACCGTCCTACTCCCCTATCAACAACAGAAAAAAGTTTAGCAAACTGGATACAGATGTTTGCTAATGATTTTTTGCTTGGGTTATCTTCTCAACAGCAAAACCAAGTCATTAGTGAAGTAGAAAAATGCTTATCAACACAAATTTATCATCAAGAAACTTGGATTTTAGATTATCGCAGAATTCGGATTGTTGCTATTAAGCCGTAG
- a CDS encoding extracellular solute-binding protein, with product MYSSKSINRRSFLISMGGLTVSQLLIGCGNNQQTQINIQLLKGSIPAQVADQFHKKLEKQVPVKFAPIAQIQESFKQLQTWQQPPDKQDTGWGRFIPFRQSQAPQLANFMTLGDYWLKTAIEQQLIQPLEPTKFKHWSSLDARWQQLVTRNDQGFPDPQGKVWAAPYRWGGTVIVYNQEKFRELGWIPQDWSDLWRKELRSQFSLLNEPREVIGLVLKKLGLSYNTADLKTVPQLESELKTLNQQVKFYGSTTYLEPLIIGDTWLAVGWSSDIVPILNRYPQLRMVVPRSGTAIWSDLWVSPKGATQNDFSAQWIDFCWESKIVEQISLQTKSNSPIVSNLKSANVPSAFASLLLNSQEVFAKSEFLLPLSAETNQQYEQLFAQMKA from the coding sequence ATGTATAGTTCTAAATCTATTAATCGGCGGTCTTTTTTAATTAGCATGGGTGGATTAACAGTTTCACAACTGCTAATTGGCTGTGGTAACAATCAACAAACACAAATCAACATCCAATTACTCAAAGGTTCCATCCCGGCTCAAGTTGCTGATCAGTTTCACAAAAAGCTAGAAAAACAAGTACCAGTTAAGTTTGCACCAATAGCACAGATCCAAGAAAGTTTTAAGCAGTTGCAAACTTGGCAGCAACCACCAGATAAACAAGATACAGGATGGGGTCGGTTTATTCCATTTAGACAGTCCCAAGCACCACAATTAGCAAATTTCATGACCTTGGGTGATTATTGGCTAAAAACAGCAATTGAGCAGCAATTAATTCAACCGCTAGAACCCACAAAGTTTAAACACTGGTCTAGCTTAGATGCTCGATGGCAACAGCTAGTAACGCGCAATGACCAAGGTTTTCCTGATCCGCAAGGCAAGGTTTGGGCTGCGCCTTACCGTTGGGGTGGGACAGTAATTGTCTATAACCAAGAGAAGTTTCGTGAGTTGGGATGGATACCACAGGATTGGAGTGATTTGTGGCGCAAAGAATTGCGATCGCAGTTTTCTTTACTTAATGAACCGAGAGAAGTAATTGGCTTAGTTCTCAAGAAATTAGGACTATCTTACAATACTGCTGACCTCAAAACTGTTCCCCAATTAGAATCAGAACTTAAAACCTTAAACCAACAAGTTAAATTCTACGGTTCTACTACTTATCTAGAACCTTTAATTATTGGTGACACTTGGTTAGCAGTGGGTTGGTCAAGCGATATAGTACCAATTCTCAACCGTTATCCTCAACTGCGGATGGTAGTTCCCCGTTCTGGGACAGCAATTTGGTCTGATTTGTGGGTAAGTCCCAAGGGTGCAACTCAGAATGATTTCTCCGCACAATGGATTGATTTTTGTTGGGAATCTAAGATTGTTGAGCAAATCTCATTGCAAACTAAGAGTAATTCTCCTATAGTCAGTAATCTGAAATCTGCTAATGTCCCCTCTGCATTCGCTAGTTTGTTACTCAATAGTCAAGAGGTGTTTGCTAAGAGTGAATTTTTACTACCTCTATCAGCAGAAACTAATCAGCAGTATGAACAGTTATTTGCCCAAATGAAAGCTTAG
- a CDS encoding GDP-mannose 4,6-dehydratase — protein sequence MTTKKALITGVTGQDGSYLAELLLSKGYQVFGLVRRSSSSNLERISHLSGEVIILSGDLLDQSSLMDVIAESQPDEIYNLASQSYVPLSWTQPALTAEYTALGVSRLLESIRRCKPDAKFYQASSSEVFGEPDESPQTERTAFRPRNPYGVAKAYAHWMTVNYRQKYNLYTCCGITYTHESPRRGTEFVFRKITHAAAQIKLGLANELKLGNLEARRDWCYAQDAVSAMWLMLQQEKPDDYIIASGETHSVKELVECAFSCVGLNWQDYVSVDPTFYRPDETVQLVGAIDKIKKQINWQPQYSFEQLVELMVENDLKKLSSDQF from the coding sequence ATGACAACAAAAAAAGCTCTCATTACAGGAGTTACAGGACAAGACGGTTCGTATTTGGCAGAACTGCTTCTAAGTAAAGGCTATCAGGTTTTTGGACTAGTGCGTCGCTCTAGTTCCAGCAATCTTGAGCGCATTAGCCATCTAAGTGGTGAGGTGATCATTCTTTCTGGCGATCTTCTCGACCAATCCTCACTGATGGATGTGATTGCAGAATCACAACCTGATGAAATTTATAATTTGGCTTCTCAAAGTTATGTTCCTTTATCTTGGACACAACCCGCACTCACTGCCGAATATACCGCCCTTGGTGTCTCCCGCCTCTTAGAATCTATTCGTCGTTGTAAACCAGACGCTAAATTTTATCAGGCTTCTAGTAGTGAGGTTTTTGGTGAACCAGATGAATCACCCCAAACAGAACGGACAGCTTTTCGTCCCCGTAACCCTTACGGTGTTGCTAAAGCTTACGCCCATTGGATGACTGTAAATTATCGCCAAAAATATAATCTTTATACTTGCTGCGGCATTACCTATACCCATGAATCGCCTCGACGCGGTACAGAGTTTGTCTTTCGCAAAATCACCCATGCAGCCGCCCAAATTAAACTCGGTCTAGCCAATGAACTAAAATTAGGCAATCTAGAGGCGCGTCGTGACTGGTGTTACGCTCAAGATGCTGTGTCTGCTATGTGGTTGATGTTACAGCAAGAAAAACCAGATGATTACATTATTGCCAGTGGTGAGACTCATTCAGTCAAAGAATTGGTAGAGTGTGCTTTTAGCTGTGTTGGTCTCAATTGGCAAGATTATGTTTCTGTTGACCCTACGTTTTACCGTCCTGACGAAACAGTACAGTTAGTTGGTGCGATTGATAAGATTAAGAAACAAATTAACTGGCAACCGCAATACTCATTTGAGCAATTAGTAGAGTTAATGGTGGAAAATGACCTCAAAAAATTGAGCAGCGATCAGTTCTAA
- a CDS encoding DUF2862 domain-containing protein, with product MEIGQKVQVFRLRDRVSAVVAQKLGKVGIIAGYKVTDGSGVGVVVQFDDNTSTWFFEDEIKAV from the coding sequence ATGGAAATCGGACAAAAGGTTCAGGTGTTTCGTTTGCGCGATCGCGTTTCTGCTGTTGTCGCTCAAAAACTAGGTAAAGTTGGCATCATTGCAGGTTATAAAGTAACCGATGGTAGCGGTGTAGGCGTAGTGGTACAGTTTGACGATAATACTTCGACTTGGTTTTTTGAGGACGAAATAAAGGCCGTTTAA
- a CDS encoding ArsA family ATPase, with protein MSLILTFLGENSVARTKIAIAAAKSLASQGKRVLLAGLAEPILPILLDQPLAPDPQEIAPNLAVVQFQTSVLLERNWEEVKKLEAQYLKTPIIKDVYGQELVVLPGMDHALALNAIREYDASGKYDAIVYNGTGDSFTLRMLGMPESLSWYVRRFRQLIVNSDLGRSIAESPLIQPLISSFFNFNWTADNFAQPTNQINNFLDKGKAALADPQRVAAFLVTTGDPLEVASIRYLWGGAQQVGLTVGGVIQIASQPHTNLSAEFTPLSVNFVPDLESGNWQPLIDAMPNFVEQALQAPTPITIDVHNLQVRLFLPGFDKKQVKLTQYGPEVTVEAGDQRRNVFLPPALSGKPITGAKFQNNYLIISF; from the coding sequence ATGTCCCTGATACTGACATTTTTGGGCGAAAACAGCGTTGCTCGTACCAAAATAGCGATCGCGGCTGCTAAATCATTGGCAAGTCAAGGCAAGCGGGTACTACTAGCAGGATTGGCAGAACCAATATTACCGATTCTCTTAGACCAACCCCTTGCACCAGACCCCCAGGAAATAGCCCCTAATTTGGCAGTAGTACAATTTCAAACCTCTGTACTACTAGAACGCAATTGGGAGGAAGTAAAAAAACTGGAGGCACAATACCTCAAAACGCCCATCATTAAAGATGTCTACGGTCAAGAACTGGTAGTGTTACCAGGAATGGATCATGCCCTTGCCCTTAATGCCATCCGTGAATATGATGCCAGTGGCAAGTATGATGCGATCGTTTACAACGGCACAGGTGATTCTTTCACCCTGCGGATGCTGGGGATGCCAGAATCTTTAAGCTGGTATGTCCGACGATTCCGACAATTAATAGTCAATTCGGATTTAGGTAGAAGTATTGCTGAATCACCCTTGATTCAACCGCTAATTAGCAGTTTTTTCAATTTCAACTGGACAGCAGATAATTTTGCTCAACCAACTAATCAAATCAATAATTTCTTAGATAAGGGAAAAGCGGCTTTAGCTGACCCCCAGCGCGTAGCCGCTTTCTTGGTCACTACCGGAGACCCTTTGGAAGTAGCCAGCATCCGCTATCTATGGGGTGGCGCACAACAAGTTGGTTTAACAGTCGGCGGTGTCATCCAAATCGCATCCCAACCTCACACCAACTTATCAGCAGAATTTACACCCTTAAGTGTGAATTTTGTGCCTGATTTAGAGAGTGGTAATTGGCAACCATTGATAGATGCGATGCCCAATTTTGTGGAACAAGCCCTACAAGCCCCCACTCCCATCACTATCGATGTTCATAACCTCCAGGTACGCTTGTTTTTACCTGGCTTTGATAAAAAACAGGTCAAACTCACCCAGTACGGGCCAGAAGTCACTGTGGAAGCAGGCGACCAACGGCGAAATGTGTTTTTACCTCCAGCACTCAGTGGTAAACCCATAACTGGGGCTAAGTTTCAAAATAATTATTTGATCATTTCTTTTTAG
- the chlG gene encoding chlorophyll synthase ChlG, producing the protein MSELTPITPDSNSEGSDRTAKTRQLLGMKGAAPGETSIWKIRLQLMKPITWIPLIWGVVCGAASSGNYTWSLENVLKAAACMLLSGPLLTGYTQTLNDFYDREIDAINEPYRPIPSGAISVPQVVSQIIFLFLAGIALAFVLDVWAGHEFPNVTVLAIFGSFIAFIYSAPPLKLKQNGWLGNYALGASYIALPWWAGHALFGELNWKIVVLTLIYSLAGLGIAIVNDFKSVEGDRQLGLKSLPVMFGINTAAWICVTMIDVFQGLIAAYLVSIHENLYAGILVLLIIPQITFQDMYFLRDPLQNDVKYQASAQPFLVLGMLVTGLALGHAGI; encoded by the coding sequence ATGTCAGAACTAACTCCCATTACTCCTGATTCTAATTCTGAAGGTAGCGATCGCACTGCCAAAACTCGCCAGTTGTTGGGAATGAAAGGTGCAGCACCAGGGGAAACTTCCATTTGGAAGATTCGCTTGCAATTAATGAAGCCAATTACCTGGATTCCCTTAATTTGGGGTGTGGTCTGTGGTGCGGCTTCTTCTGGTAACTATACTTGGTCTTTGGAAAATGTCCTGAAGGCTGCTGCTTGTATGTTGCTGTCTGGGCCATTACTCACGGGTTATACTCAAACCCTGAATGATTTTTATGACCGTGAAATTGACGCTATCAATGAACCTTATCGCCCCATCCCTTCCGGTGCAATTTCTGTACCACAAGTAGTCAGCCAGATTATCTTTTTATTTCTCGCTGGTATCGCCCTAGCCTTTGTGCTGGATGTATGGGCTGGTCATGAATTCCCCAATGTCACAGTTTTGGCAATATTTGGTTCTTTTATTGCCTTCATCTACTCTGCCCCACCTTTAAAACTCAAACAGAATGGTTGGTTGGGTAACTACGCTTTAGGTGCTAGTTACATCGCCTTACCTTGGTGGGCTGGTCATGCTTTGTTTGGTGAACTCAATTGGAAAATTGTCGTTCTCACCTTAATTTACAGCTTGGCAGGATTGGGAATCGCCATTGTTAATGATTTTAAGAGTGTAGAAGGCGATCGCCAACTTGGTCTAAAATCATTACCTGTAATGTTTGGTATTAACACCGCAGCCTGGATTTGCGTCACCATGATTGATGTGTTTCAAGGCTTGATTGCAGCTTATTTGGTGAGTATCCACGAAAATTTATACGCCGGGATTCTGGTACTGTTAATCATCCCCCAAATCACCTTTCAAGATATGTACTTCCTCCGTGACCCCTTACAAAATGATGTCAAATACCAAGCCAGCGCACAACCCTTTTTAGTTCTGGGAATGCTGGTGACTGGTTTAGCCTTGGGTCACGCGGGAATTTAA
- a CDS encoding alcohol dehydrogenase catalytic domain-containing protein, whose amino-acid sequence MKGLWLENNQLQLRSDIPIPEPPAGEALVRVLRAGICNTDLELLRGYYPYTGVIGHEFVGLVEQGPAHLVNQRVVGEINAVCGHCRFCRRGQPTHCENRTVLGIVNRHGAFADYLCLPIENLHPVPENVPTEIATFTEPLAAALEIQQQIAICADDRVLVVGDGKLGQLVAQTLALTGCKLLVIGRHPEKLANLTARGIKTGLVDAVSQRSFDIAVECTGNPEGFLIALQALRPRGTLVLKSTYAGNLSIDASALVVDEITLIGSRCGPFPAALELLAAEKVDVKPLIHATYPLNQGLEAFTQAQRRGVLKVLLEIGQ is encoded by the coding sequence ATGAAAGGACTATGGCTAGAAAATAACCAATTGCAACTGCGTTCAGATATTCCCATTCCTGAACCTCCTGCGGGTGAAGCACTAGTAAGAGTGTTACGTGCAGGGATTTGTAATACAGACTTAGAACTGCTCAGAGGCTACTATCCCTACACTGGCGTTATAGGACATGAATTCGTCGGGTTGGTTGAACAAGGGCCAGCACATCTTGTCAATCAGCGAGTCGTAGGTGAAATTAATGCTGTTTGTGGTCATTGTCGTTTCTGTCGTCGGGGACAACCAACCCATTGCGAGAATCGTACAGTATTGGGGATTGTCAACCGTCACGGCGCGTTTGCTGACTATCTTTGTTTACCGATAGAAAACTTACATCCTGTACCCGAAAACGTACCCACAGAAATCGCGACATTTACTGAACCATTAGCAGCAGCGTTAGAAATTCAGCAGCAGATTGCCATATGTGCAGACGATCGCGTGCTAGTTGTAGGAGATGGTAAATTAGGGCAATTAGTAGCACAAACCTTAGCTTTAACTGGTTGTAAACTATTAGTTATCGGTCGCCACCCAGAAAAACTGGCAAATTTGACAGCTAGAGGCATAAAAACGGGTTTAGTTGACGCGGTTTCACAGAGAAGTTTTGATATTGCCGTAGAGTGTACAGGAAACCCCGAAGGATTTTTGATCGCTCTTCAGGCGTTACGTCCTCGTGGTACCCTTGTCCTGAAAAGTACCTATGCAGGCAACCTCAGCATAGATGCTTCCGCCCTAGTAGTCGATGAAATTACCTTAATTGGTTCTCGTTGCGGCCCATTTCCCGCCGCACTGGAGTTATTAGCAGCCGAAAAAGTAGATGTAAAACCCCTAATTCATGCCACTTACCCCTTAAATCAAGGACTAGAAGCCTTTACCCAAGCCCAACGCCGAGGAGTATTAAAGGTGTTGTTGGAGATTGGTCAATAG